GCGCTTGCAGCCCTTGCAGGAGACACAGAGATCGAGCGTCTCCTTCATCTCCGGCGAGGTGAAGGCATCCGGCCCAAGCTGGCCGGAGATGGCGAGGCGCAGCGTATTGGCCCGCCCCCGGGTGAGATGCTGCTCCTCGCGCGTCGCGCGCCAGGACGGGCACATCGTGCCGCCCGCCATCTTCCGGCAGGTGCCGTTGTTGTTGCACATCTCGACGGCGCCGCCGAGACCGCCCCAGTCGGACCAGTCGAGCGCGGTCTCCATCGGCACCGGCGTGGCGTAGCCCGGCGCAAAACGCATCAGACTACGGTCGTCCATATGGTAGGGCCGGACGATCTTGCCGGGGTTGAGATGGTTCTCCGGATCGAACCCGTCCTTGACCGCCTCGAAAGCGCGGGTCAGCGGTCCCCCGAACATCGGCTCGACGAAGTCCGAGCGCGAGATACCGTCGCCATGCTCGCCCGAGAACGAGCCCTTGAAGCGGCGCACCAGCTCGCAGGCCTCCTCGGCGAGGCCGCGCATCGCCTTCACCCCGGCTTCCGTCTTCATGTTGAGGATCGGGCGGACATGCAGGCAGCCGACCGAGGCATGCGCATACCAGGTGCCGCGCGTGCCGTGGCGCTCGAACAGGGCAGTGACCGCGTCGGTATAATCGGCGAGATGCTCGAGCGGGACGGCGCAGTCCTCGATGAACGAGACCGGCTTCCCGTCGCCCTTCATCGACATCATGATGTTGAGGCAGGCTTCGCGGACGTCCCAGACCGGCTTCTGCCGGGCCGGCTCGATAACCTCCACCACCGCATCGGGGAAGCCGTAATCGGCCATGCACTGGTCGAGCCGCCTGAGATCGCCCTTCAGCGCGGCGAGGTCGTCGCCGGCGAACTCGACCAGCAACAGGCAGTTGGGCTTGCCCTTGGTGATGTCGGCGAGCGTGCGCACGAAAAGCGGGATGTCGGCGCCGAGCACCAGCACATTGTTGTCGACGAGCTCGACCGCGACTGGCCCGAGCGCGACGATGTGCTGCGTCGTCTCCATCGCGGCGCGGAAATTCGGGAAATGGCAGACGCCCATGACGCGGTGCTGCGGCAGGGGCGAGAGCTTCAAGGTCGCCTGCGTCGTCAGCGCCAGCGTGCCCTCCGAACCGACCAGCAGATGCGACAGGTTCGGCCGCGGCACGATCAGCTCGTCGAGATTATAGCCGCCGACGCGACGCTGTACCTTCGGGAAGATCGCCTCGATCTCGTCGCGATGCCGGTCAGCCAGCGCCAGCATCGTCTCCATCAGCGCCCGTGCCCGCGGCGAAGCATTGTCGCCGACCGGCCCTTCGCCGAGCGCGAAGGGCTCGCCGTCATGGAACATCGCCTTCAGGCCGATGACATTGTCGACCATCTTCCCGTAGCGCAGCGAGCGCGCGCCCGAGGAGTTGTTGCCGACCATGCCCCCGATCGTGCAGCGGCTCGCCGTCGAGGGCTCGACCGGGAAGAACAGCCCGTCCTTCTTCACATGCGTGTTGAGCGCCTCCAGCACGATGCCGGGCGCAACCGAGACCGTATGCGCGGCCGGGTCGTAATCGCGGATCCCGTTGAAATACCGGCTCATGTCGAGGATCAGCGCATCGCCGATCGGCTGGCCGTTCTGCGAGGTGCCGCCACCGCGCGCGATCACCGGCACGCCATGCTCGGCCGCGATCGTCAGCGCCGCGGCGATGTCGGCCTCGCTCCTTGGGAAGGCGACGCCTTGAGGCACGATCTGGTAGATCGAGGCGTCGGTGGCGTAGCGCCCGCGGGTAAAGGCGTCGAAGCGCACCTCCCCTTCCAGCGCCTGCGCCAGCTTCCGTTCGAAGCCGAGATTGCGGCTGTGCGGGCGCGGCAGTGTCGTCTGGTTCATTCCGCAGCCTCAGCGGTCTTGGGGGGGTTCCGACCGCGCAACGCCAAGATCAGATCGCCCATCGGGCCCCAGAACAACAGCAGCAGAGCGAGCACGACAAGCGTTCCAACGAGACCGTTCGCCCAGAACACATTGAGCGAGCCGCCGGAGCCGAGCAGCGCCTGGCGGAAGGCGTCCTCCGCCCTGTCACCGAGCACCAGCGCCAGGATCATCGGCGCCAGCGGGTAATCGAGCTTCTTGAAGACATAGCCGACGATCCCGAAGATCAGCATCAGCCAGATGTCGAAAATCGAGTTCGAGATCGTGTAGGCGCCGATCGCACAGACGATCAGGATCACTGGCGCGACGAAGGAGAACGGGATGCGCATGATCGCCGCAAAGAGCGGCACCGTCGCCAGCACGATGATCAGCCCCGCGAGATTGCCAAGATACATCGAGGCGATCAGGCCCCAGACGAAATCCTTCTGCTCGACGAACAGCATCGGCCCGGGCTGGAGCCCCCAGACCAGGAGGCCGCCGAGCAGCACCGCCGCGGTCGCCGAGCCGGGGATGCCGAGCGCCAGCATCGGCAGCAGCGCGCTGGTGCCGGCCGCGTGGGCGGCCGTCTCCGGCGCCAGCACGCCCTCGATCTCGCCCTTGCCGAAATTCTTGCCGTGTTTCGAGAAGCGCTTGGCGAGACCGTAACCCATGAAGGAGGCGGCGATGGCGCCGCCCGGCGTCACGCCCATCCACATGCCGACGATCGCGGAGCGCAGCAGCGTCGCCCAATAGCGCGGCAGGCCGGCCCAGGTCCGCAGCACGACCTTGAGGTCGATCTT
This genomic interval from Bosea sp. 29B contains the following:
- a CDS encoding FAD-binding and (Fe-S)-binding domain-containing protein translates to MNQTTLPRPHSRNLGFERKLAQALEGEVRFDAFTRGRYATDASIYQIVPQGVAFPRSEADIAAALTIAAEHGVPVIARGGGTSQNGQPIGDALILDMSRYFNGIRDYDPAAHTVSVAPGIVLEALNTHVKKDGLFFPVEPSTASRCTIGGMVGNNSSGARSLRYGKMVDNVIGLKAMFHDGEPFALGEGPVGDNASPRARALMETMLALADRHRDEIEAIFPKVQRRVGGYNLDELIVPRPNLSHLLVGSEGTLALTTQATLKLSPLPQHRVMGVCHFPNFRAAMETTQHIVALGPVAVELVDNNVLVLGADIPLFVRTLADITKGKPNCLLLVEFAGDDLAALKGDLRRLDQCMADYGFPDAVVEVIEPARQKPVWDVREACLNIMMSMKGDGKPVSFIEDCAVPLEHLADYTDAVTALFERHGTRGTWYAHASVGCLHVRPILNMKTEAGVKAMRGLAEEACELVRRFKGSFSGEHGDGISRSDFVEPMFGGPLTRAFEAVKDGFDPENHLNPGKIVRPYHMDDRSLMRFAPGYATPVPMETALDWSDWGGLGGAVEMCNNNGTCRKMAGGTMCPSWRATREEQHLTRGRANTLRLAISGQLGPDAFTSPEMKETLDLCVSCKGCKRDCPTGVDMARMKVEFLHHYHGKHGLPLKERLIAYLPRYAPFTAKLAPLMNLRDRIPLLAKLSERWLGFSARRSLPVWHKPWREAAGRSDPSAVRGDGRDIVLFGDTFNRYFERENLEAAERVLVAGGYRLHRVEAAGGGRPLCCGRTFLSAGLVDEARAEVRRTLDALAPFVAKGARIVGLEPSCLMSFRDEFGALLPKAEVEPLAKAALLVEELLAADMAAGRTNLLLQDQTGRVAHLHGHCHQKAFDAMGAVEKTLRAVPGLEVKPIESSCCGMSGAFGYGAATIDVSLAMGELSLLPAVRKAAANDLIVADGTSCRHQIHDGAGRDAVHVVRVLDDALKG
- a CDS encoding tripartite tricarboxylate transporter permease; protein product: MDDLSSLIAGFQVALSWHNVGFMAVGVILGIIVGVLPGLGGPNGVAILLPLTFGMDPTSAIILLSSIYWGALFGGAITSILFNIPGEAWSVATTFDGYPMAVQGKAAEALTAAFTASFIGALSGVVLITFVAPLVAQFALKFGPAEFFAVFLLTFCSFIGMGRENRAKIIASLCIGFLLAAVGLDSISGDLRMTFGSTELMRGFDFLIVVIGLFGVSEILLTVEEGLVFKGKQAKIDLKVVLRTWAGLPRYWATLLRSAIVGMWMGVTPGGAIAASFMGYGLAKRFSKHGKNFGKGEIEGVLAPETAAHAAGTSALLPMLALGIPGSATAAVLLGGLLVWGLQPGPMLFVEQKDFVWGLIASMYLGNLAGLIIVLATVPLFAAIMRIPFSFVAPVILIVCAIGAYTISNSIFDIWLMLIFGIVGYVFKKLDYPLAPMILALVLGDRAEDAFRQALLGSGGSLNVFWANGLVGTLVVLALLLLFWGPMGDLILALRGRNPPKTAEAAE